One genomic window of Arthrobacter sp. KBS0703 includes the following:
- a CDS encoding cell wall metabolism sensor histidine kinase WalK: MLERWKSATLRSQLVAIMMALMLVALAVTGAGTLTLLRSYLEGQVDDKLKAAVESAEQERSFSQIAMPNTSVPTDYSVVVYYPGAPGRVLGDSKDPRPDIDAITVEEARQRGFEPYQVRGTDNANWRVVAVSIVDSNQQRAVVVIGLPLSTVDEVLRHATLVVVGVGMLTLILAFFIASWTVTRSFRPLARVEKTAAAIAAGDLSRRVAVENPDTEVGRLGRSLNAMLAHIEAAFAARMASEDRMRRFAADASHELRTPLVTIRGYSELYRHGALESPEDVASAMGRIESEAKRMGSMVEDLLLLARLDEQRPLQEKPVDLQLLAHDAVVDTQASDQKRVITLTGLDGSRAEPAPALGDEAKLRQVVGNLVGNALRYTPERTPIELAVGVRSGADGSQRAVLEVRDHGPGIPDSEAPKVFERFYRADTSRTRDTGGSGLGLAIVAAIVGSHGGSVRVDTTKGGGATLTVSLPVRDDAREEHHEDARSESLDGTPHGDGTGDGGSRASSQGGDGRGSDSSQAGLSTYRN, encoded by the coding sequence TTGCTGGAACGCTGGAAGTCCGCCACCCTCCGGTCCCAGCTGGTGGCCATCATGATGGCCCTCATGCTGGTGGCCTTGGCTGTGACCGGGGCGGGCACCCTGACACTGCTGCGCAGCTACCTCGAAGGCCAGGTGGACGACAAACTCAAGGCCGCCGTCGAATCTGCCGAGCAGGAGCGGTCCTTTAGCCAGATCGCCATGCCCAACACGAGTGTCCCCACCGATTACTCGGTGGTCGTCTACTACCCGGGAGCCCCGGGACGGGTTCTCGGCGACAGCAAGGACCCCCGCCCGGACATCGACGCGATCACCGTGGAGGAGGCCCGGCAGCGCGGCTTTGAGCCCTACCAGGTCCGCGGCACCGACAACGCCAACTGGCGGGTGGTTGCTGTCAGCATCGTCGACAGCAACCAGCAGCGGGCCGTGGTGGTCATCGGGCTGCCGCTCTCGACGGTGGATGAAGTCCTGCGCCACGCCACGCTGGTGGTGGTGGGTGTCGGGATGCTGACGCTGATCCTCGCCTTCTTCATCGCCTCCTGGACAGTCACCAGATCCTTCCGCCCGCTGGCCCGGGTCGAGAAGACGGCGGCCGCCATCGCGGCCGGCGACCTGTCACGCCGCGTCGCAGTGGAGAATCCGGACACGGAGGTGGGACGCCTCGGACGGTCGTTGAACGCCATGCTCGCCCATATCGAGGCCGCCTTCGCAGCACGGATGGCCTCCGAGGACCGCATGCGGCGTTTCGCCGCCGACGCATCGCACGAATTGCGCACTCCGCTCGTGACAATCAGGGGATATTCGGAGCTCTACCGGCACGGCGCACTGGAGTCCCCTGAGGACGTCGCCAGCGCCATGGGCCGGATCGAGAGCGAAGCCAAGCGCATGGGCTCCATGGTAGAGGACCTGCTCCTGCTGGCACGGCTCGATGAGCAGCGGCCCCTCCAGGAAAAACCCGTCGACCTCCAGCTGCTCGCCCACGACGCCGTGGTGGATACCCAGGCCAGCGACCAGAAGCGCGTGATCACCCTGACGGGCCTCGACGGAAGCCGCGCCGAGCCGGCACCTGCGCTCGGCGACGAAGCGAAGCTCCGCCAGGTGGTGGGCAACCTCGTAGGCAACGCTTTGCGGTACACACCCGAACGCACGCCGATCGAACTCGCAGTAGGCGTGCGGTCAGGCGCCGACGGTTCGCAGCGGGCCGTCTTGGAAGTCCGGGACCACGGGCCCGGAATTCCGGACAGCGAAGCGCCCAAAGTCTTCGAACGCTTCTATCGGGCCGACACCTCGCGCACCAGGGATACCGGCGGCAGCGGGCTCGGCCTGGCCATCGTGGCGGCCATCGTGGGCTCGCACGGCGGGTCCGTACGCGTGGACACCACCAAGGGCGGCGGCGCAACACTGACGGTGAGTCTGCCCGTCCGCGATGATGCACGGGAAGAGCACCATGAAGACGCCCGGAGCGAAAGCCTGGACGGCACTCCCCACGGCGACGGAACCGGCGACGGCGGCAGCCGAGCCTCCAGCCAGGGCGGCGACGGTCGAGGCAGCGACAGCAGCCAGGCCGGGTTGTCCACATACAGGAACTGA
- a CDS encoding WXG100 family type VII secretion target has translation MSIISVDTELLQMKSANVKATVDRISADVQAMKHGLDELQGTWRGSAATNFQALVTEWTLTQSKVEASLASINLALSSAAATYAQAEQGNAQRFS, from the coding sequence ATGAGCATCATTTCCGTCGATACCGAGCTCCTCCAGATGAAGTCAGCCAACGTGAAGGCAACGGTCGACCGCATCAGCGCCGACGTCCAGGCCATGAAGCATGGCCTGGACGAACTCCAAGGAACATGGCGCGGGTCAGCCGCCACCAACTTCCAGGCACTCGTCACCGAATGGACGCTGACGCAAAGCAAGGTGGAGGCGTCGCTGGCGTCCATCAACCTCGCGCTGTCCTCCGCTGCGGCCACCTATGCCCAGGCTGAACAGGGCAACGCCCAGCGCTTCAGCTAG
- a CDS encoding ribonuclease HI family protein, whose product MTITAAADGSALGNPGPAGWAWYVNDDCWRAGGWPHGTNNQGELMAVLDLFRATAHIPQEDLRILCDSQYVINSVTKWMPGWKRKGWRKADGKPVLNVDILKDIDRELVGRKYTFEWVKGHAGHDLNEAADERARAVAVAYQQGVAARSGPGFPGAAAAAEEPEARQTVAVRQASSFSEPNGVDELDLFGGLDSEGPGSAGEDSAGEDSAGAGSNGSGPFSEPDLFSELGTDVFAATRGRGPSAEETVEALERELLRPDVRSDIGRTGVLLHPDFVEIGSAGRIWTRDAMMMSLEESPAGPVDLDVLGADRIGSDTILLTYRSYSRSGTALRSSLWVLDGGQWRLRFHQSTPEA is encoded by the coding sequence GTGACGATTACTGCAGCGGCCGACGGTTCGGCTTTAGGAAATCCCGGCCCGGCCGGATGGGCCTGGTACGTAAACGATGATTGCTGGCGCGCCGGAGGATGGCCGCACGGCACGAACAACCAGGGTGAGCTGATGGCTGTGTTGGACCTTTTCCGCGCTACCGCCCACATCCCGCAGGAGGATCTGCGTATTCTCTGCGACAGCCAGTATGTGATCAATTCAGTGACCAAGTGGATGCCCGGCTGGAAGCGCAAAGGGTGGCGCAAGGCTGACGGCAAGCCGGTCCTCAACGTTGACATCCTGAAGGACATTGACCGGGAACTGGTCGGCCGGAAATACACCTTCGAGTGGGTCAAGGGCCACGCGGGCCATGACCTGAACGAAGCGGCCGACGAGCGCGCCCGTGCCGTCGCCGTGGCCTACCAACAGGGTGTGGCCGCCCGGTCGGGGCCGGGCTTCCCCGGGGCTGCCGCCGCGGCCGAGGAACCGGAGGCGCGGCAGACCGTGGCCGTCCGTCAGGCATCGTCTTTCTCCGAACCCAACGGAGTGGACGAGCTGGACCTGTTTGGCGGCCTGGACAGCGAGGGCCCGGGCAGCGCGGGGGAGGATAGCGCGGGGGAGGACAGCGCCGGAGCGGGCAGCAACGGATCAGGACCGTTTAGCGAGCCGGACCTGTTCAGTGAACTGGGCACGGACGTTTTCGCCGCGACGCGCGGCCGCGGTCCCAGCGCGGAGGAAACCGTGGAAGCGCTGGAGCGCGAGCTCCTGCGCCCGGACGTGCGCAGCGACATCGGGCGGACCGGCGTGCTACTGCATCCGGATTTCGTGGAAATCGGCAGCGCCGGAAGGATCTGGACCCGGGACGCGATGATGATGTCCCTCGAGGAAAGCCCGGCAGGCCCGGTCGACCTGGACGTTCTCGGTGCCGACCGCATCGGATCGGACACGATCCTGCTGACCTACCGGAGCTACTCACGCTCCGGCACCGCCCTCCGGAGCTCCTTGTGGGTCCTGGACGGCGGACAATGGCGCCTCCGCTTCCACCAGAGCACGCCGGAGGCCTGA
- the groL gene encoding chaperonin GroEL (60 kDa chaperone family; promotes refolding of misfolded polypeptides especially under stressful conditions; forms two stacked rings of heptamers to form a barrel-shaped 14mer; ends can be capped by GroES; misfolded proteins enter the barrel where they are refolded when GroES binds): MAKIIAFDEEARRGLERGLNILADAVKVTLGPRGRNVVLEKKWGAPTITNDGVSIAKEIELDDPYEKIGAELVKEVAKKTDDVAGDGTTTATVLAQALVKEGLRNVAAGADPLSLKRGIEKAVEAVTRELLDSAKEIETKEEIAATASISAGDNEIGALIAEALDKVGKEGVITVEESNTFGLELELTEGMRFDKGYISAYFVTDTERQETVLEDPYILIVNSKISNVKELVAVLEKVMQSSKPLLIIAEDIEGEALATLIVNKIRGTFKSVAVKAPGFGDRRKAQLADIAILTGGQVIAEEVGLKLETAGLELLGRARKVVVTKDETTIVEGAGDADQIAGRVSQIRAEIENSDSDYDREKLQERLAKLAGGVAVIKAGAATEVELKERKHRIEDAVRNAKAAVEEGIVAGGGVALIQAGAKAFANLQLEGDEATGANIVRVAIDAPLKQIAYNAGLEPGVVVDKVRGLPAGHGLNAATGEYVDLLAAGINDPVKVTRSALQNAASIAGLFLTTEAVVADKPEKNAPAMGGGDDMGGMGGF, translated from the coding sequence ATGGCCAAGATCATTGCATTTGATGAAGAGGCACGCCGCGGCCTTGAGCGGGGCCTGAACATCCTCGCCGACGCCGTTAAGGTCACCCTCGGCCCGCGTGGACGCAACGTCGTCCTCGAAAAGAAGTGGGGCGCCCCCACGATCACCAACGATGGTGTTTCCATCGCCAAGGAGATCGAGCTGGACGATCCTTACGAGAAGATCGGCGCCGAGCTGGTCAAGGAAGTTGCCAAGAAGACGGATGACGTCGCAGGCGACGGCACCACCACGGCTACCGTGCTGGCACAGGCCCTGGTCAAGGAAGGCCTGCGCAACGTCGCGGCCGGAGCTGACCCCCTGTCCCTCAAGCGCGGCATCGAGAAGGCAGTTGAAGCGGTAACCCGCGAACTGCTGGACTCCGCCAAGGAAATTGAAACCAAGGAAGAGATCGCCGCCACGGCCTCGATCTCCGCTGGCGACAACGAAATCGGCGCGCTCATAGCCGAGGCCCTGGACAAGGTCGGCAAGGAAGGTGTCATCACCGTCGAGGAGTCCAACACCTTTGGCCTGGAGCTTGAGCTCACCGAAGGCATGCGCTTCGACAAGGGTTACATCTCCGCGTACTTCGTCACGGACACCGAGCGCCAGGAAACGGTCCTTGAGGACCCGTACATCCTGATCGTCAACTCGAAGATCTCCAACGTCAAGGAACTGGTTGCTGTCCTCGAAAAGGTCATGCAGTCCTCCAAGCCACTGCTGATCATTGCCGAAGACATCGAGGGCGAGGCCCTGGCCACGCTGATCGTCAACAAGATCCGCGGCACCTTCAAGTCCGTCGCCGTCAAGGCTCCGGGCTTCGGTGACCGCCGCAAGGCGCAGCTCGCCGACATCGCCATCCTCACCGGTGGCCAGGTCATCGCCGAGGAAGTCGGCCTCAAGCTGGAGACTGCCGGCCTCGAACTCCTGGGCCGCGCCCGCAAGGTCGTAGTCACCAAGGACGAGACCACCATCGTCGAAGGTGCAGGCGACGCTGACCAGATTGCCGGCCGCGTTTCCCAGATCCGCGCCGAGATCGAAAACTCCGATTCCGACTACGACCGCGAGAAGCTGCAGGAGCGCCTGGCCAAGCTGGCCGGCGGCGTTGCAGTCATCAAGGCCGGTGCCGCAACCGAAGTTGAGCTCAAGGAACGCAAGCACCGCATTGAGGACGCTGTCCGCAACGCGAAGGCTGCCGTTGAGGAAGGCATCGTCGCCGGTGGTGGCGTTGCCCTGATCCAGGCCGGCGCGAAGGCATTCGCCAACCTGCAGCTTGAAGGCGACGAGGCAACGGGTGCGAACATCGTCCGCGTTGCCATCGACGCCCCGCTCAAGCAGATCGCCTACAACGCAGGCCTCGAGCCCGGCGTTGTGGTGGACAAGGTCAGGGGCCTGCCCGCAGGCCACGGCCTGAACGCAGCAACCGGCGAGTACGTCGACCTGCTGGCCGCCGGCATCAACGACCCCGTCAAGGTAACCCGCTCTGCCCTGCAGAACGCAGCTTCCATTGCCGGACTGTTCCTCACCACCGAGGCTGTTGTGGCCGACAAGCCGGAGAAGAACGCTCCGGCCATGGGCGGCGGCGACGACATGGGCGGCATGGGCGGTTTCTAA
- a CDS encoding ABC transporter substrate-binding protein — protein MTARRRTGTLTSARTAAWGAAAVLALGGCSGSAGNARTASVEASGDGTLRIGLILDNTGPQAFLNAAQLAAAKLAVQEINAAGGHKGRPVELLPANTDADTAAQAGELVDAKADVVIGPTDSSRAPGAIDVLSKAKVTLISPANTSAELSKYNSGGYYFRTAAADVAQAAILVKLARDGGAKSLAVVYEDGGYGKDVSAAVSASAKGAGLEAVTLSAFKPGEAQKAAAAAREAAPDAVVVIARDGAQGAVAELTNAGMPGSKLILSDGAFRQYGSGLGAKALDGARAVVPGVFPSAHLQGELVAVDAGLKDMTFAPETYDAVNLAAVAAAVADDDAGASIAAKLISVSGGSAGQGQSAAQPAGKPPVCKTYKECLPAIKAGTAVDYDGESGPVRFDVNGDVTAANYMVFTYGADNNAKLTGTEAAGRAAG, from the coding sequence GTGACTGCCCGACGTCGGACCGGAACCTTGACGTCCGCCCGCACCGCCGCCTGGGGTGCTGCCGCCGTATTGGCGCTGGGCGGGTGCTCCGGTTCTGCGGGCAACGCGAGGACGGCCTCGGTGGAGGCCAGCGGTGACGGCACCCTGCGGATCGGCCTGATCCTTGACAACACCGGCCCGCAGGCGTTCCTCAACGCTGCCCAGCTGGCGGCCGCGAAACTGGCCGTCCAGGAAATCAATGCGGCCGGCGGCCACAAAGGCCGGCCGGTGGAACTGCTGCCGGCGAACACCGACGCCGACACCGCCGCGCAGGCGGGGGAGCTTGTGGACGCGAAGGCCGACGTCGTGATTGGCCCCACGGATTCGAGCCGGGCGCCGGGCGCCATTGACGTTTTGTCCAAGGCCAAGGTCACGCTCATTTCTCCGGCGAATACTTCGGCGGAGCTGAGCAAGTACAACAGCGGCGGATATTACTTCCGCACAGCCGCGGCCGACGTCGCCCAGGCGGCCATCCTGGTGAAACTGGCCAGGGACGGCGGGGCCAAGAGCCTCGCCGTGGTTTACGAGGACGGCGGATACGGCAAGGACGTGTCAGCGGCTGTGTCCGCTTCAGCGAAGGGGGCCGGGCTGGAAGCGGTGACGCTTTCCGCCTTCAAACCGGGGGAGGCGCAGAAAGCCGCGGCGGCCGCCCGGGAGGCCGCGCCGGACGCTGTCGTCGTCATTGCCCGCGACGGGGCGCAGGGGGCCGTCGCCGAACTCACCAACGCCGGCATGCCGGGCAGCAAGCTCATCCTGAGCGACGGCGCCTTCAGGCAGTACGGCTCGGGGCTCGGCGCCAAGGCGCTGGACGGCGCGCGCGCCGTCGTCCCCGGGGTCTTCCCATCCGCGCACCTGCAGGGTGAACTCGTGGCAGTGGACGCGGGCCTCAAGGACATGACCTTTGCGCCGGAAACCTACGACGCCGTTAATCTTGCCGCCGTGGCGGCCGCCGTGGCGGATGACGACGCCGGCGCCTCGATCGCCGCGAAACTGATCTCCGTCTCGGGCGGCTCTGCAGGCCAGGGCCAAAGCGCCGCCCAGCCCGCCGGGAAGCCCCCCGTCTGCAAGACGTACAAGGAATGCCTCCCTGCCATTAAGGCCGGAACCGCCGTGGACTATGACGGTGAATCAGGCCCTGTCCGGTTCGATGTGAACGGCGATGTCACCGCTGCCAACTACATGGTGTTCACCTATGGCGCGGACAACAACGCCAAACTTACCGGCACCGAGGCGGCCGGCCGGGCCGCCGGCTGA
- a CDS encoding cold-shock protein: protein MALGTVKWFNAEKGYGFITVDGSGDDVFVHWSAIQGDGYRALDEGQRVELEVGEGEKGPQAENVRPA, encoded by the coding sequence ATGGCATTGGGAACCGTGAAGTGGTTCAACGCGGAAAAGGGCTACGGCTTTATTACGGTTGACGGCTCGGGCGACGACGTCTTTGTGCACTGGTCCGCCATCCAGGGTGACGGTTACCGCGCTCTTGACGAGGGCCAGCGCGTGGAGCTGGAAGTCGGCGAAGGCGAAAAGGGCCCGCAGGCCGAAAACGTGCGGCCCGCCTAG
- a CDS encoding LytR C-terminal domain-containing protein has translation MCIRDSHGCLARRHRLRHAVGFRIRVCPGRGLGRDGGAELVPARQVAAGIRLQRDAHLGPVSYTHLDVYKRQVQKDGWTLGQVSNWQGAPQQESVVFYSDAAQKANAEALGALLNITKLVETADLQAPVAVVLGPEFQ, from the coding sequence ATGTGTATAAGAGACAGCCACGGCTGCCTCGCCCGGCGCCACCGCCTCCGGCACGCCGTCGGCTTCCGCATCCGGGTCTGCCCCGGCCGCGGACTCGGCAGGGACGGAGGCGCTGAGCTCGTCCCTGCTCGACAAGTCGCAGCCGGTATCCGTCTACAACGCGACGCTCACCTCGGGCCTGTCTCTTATACACATCTAGATGTGTATAAGAGACAGGTCCAGAAGGACGGCTGGACCTTGGGCCAGGTGTCCAACTGGCAGGGAGCACCCCAGCAGGAGTCGGTGGTTTTCTACTCCGACGCCGCGCAGAAGGCCAACGCCGAGGCACTCGGTGCGCTCCTGAACATCACCAAGCTCGTTGAAACTGCGGACCTGCAGGCCCCGGTTGCCGTGGTGCTGGGCCCCGAATTCCAGTGA
- a CDS encoding DUF3263 domain-containing protein — MAEPLQDQLAGQPAAAVAGQDTGSQRGSLLNDFQLRDSPLSEREQQMLALERQWWKYAGAKEQAIRELFDLSATHYYQILNALIDTEAALAHDPMLVKRLRRLRTSRQRARTARRLGSDA, encoded by the coding sequence GTGGCAGAGCCATTGCAGGACCAACTCGCCGGCCAGCCGGCGGCGGCTGTCGCAGGGCAGGACACCGGGTCGCAGCGCGGCTCGCTGCTGAACGACTTCCAGTTGCGGGACTCGCCGTTGAGCGAGCGGGAGCAGCAGATGCTGGCCCTGGAACGGCAGTGGTGGAAGTACGCGGGAGCCAAGGAACAGGCCATTCGCGAGCTGTTCGACCTCTCGGCCACGCACTACTACCAGATCCTTAACGCGCTGATCGATACCGAGGCTGCACTGGCCCACGACCCCATGCTGGTGAAGAGATTGCGTAGACTACGTACGTCACGCCAGCGGGCCCGCACTGCACGCCGCCTGGGATCTGACGCGTAA
- a CDS encoding uracil-DNA glycosylase: protein MAGMPLDELLAPDWAAALAGVEAELRSVLSFLAGEVAEGHRVLPSPSNVLRAFRQPLAGVRVLIVGQDPYPTPGHAVGLAFSVDGSTRPIPRSLVNIYRELEADLGLPARIHGDLGAWAGQGVLLLNRVLSVREGAAGSHRGKGWEAITTAAVAAVAGRRSAEGGRLPLVAVLWGKDAEGMRPLLGDTPVVASVHPSPLSAARGFFGSRPFSRANALLQEQGASGVDWELPAIPAAYHL, encoded by the coding sequence ATGGCGGGGATGCCCCTCGATGAGCTGCTGGCCCCTGACTGGGCCGCGGCGCTGGCCGGTGTGGAGGCTGAGCTGAGGTCGGTGCTGTCCTTCCTGGCCGGAGAAGTGGCGGAGGGGCACAGGGTGCTGCCATCGCCGTCGAACGTCCTCCGTGCGTTCCGCCAGCCGCTGGCGGGCGTGCGGGTGCTGATCGTGGGCCAGGATCCGTACCCCACGCCGGGGCATGCCGTCGGGCTGGCGTTCTCGGTGGACGGCAGCACGCGCCCCATTCCGCGCAGTCTGGTCAACATTTACAGGGAGCTTGAGGCCGATCTCGGGCTCCCGGCACGCATCCACGGCGACCTGGGCGCCTGGGCCGGGCAGGGCGTCCTGCTGCTCAACAGGGTCCTCAGCGTCCGGGAGGGTGCCGCCGGCTCCCACCGCGGAAAGGGCTGGGAAGCCATCACGACGGCGGCCGTTGCCGCCGTCGCAGGCCGCCGTTCCGCCGAGGGCGGAAGGCTCCCCCTCGTCGCCGTCCTGTGGGGAAAAGACGCGGAGGGAATGCGGCCGCTGCTGGGCGACACGCCCGTCGTTGCCAGCGTCCACCCGAGCCCGTTGTCCGCCGCGCGAGGATTCTTCGGCTCCCGGCCGTTCAGCCGCGCCAACGCCCTGCTCCAGGAGCAGGGCGCCAGCGGGGTGGACTGGGAGCTTCCGGCCATTCCCGCCGCCTACCATCTGTAG